From Brassica oleracea var. oleracea cultivar TO1000 chromosome C3, BOL, whole genome shotgun sequence, a single genomic window includes:
- the LOC106331397 gene encoding myosin heavy chain kinase C-like: MVKANETSGSHHRRLTFADFLNSDPDAGREEHNHGGHPSSSNNNNKDVNSYQQRQSNASTTSGDSSPNQVLSPWNQTYSPYHTDTTTTPTMSPSPWNQTYSPYYKSPWIYQTKNIDDVSGNGLIGTILRQEGHVYSLAASGNLLFTGSDSKNIRVWKDLKDFTGFKSTSGLVKTIVITGDNRIFTGHQDGKIRVWRGSKKGYTRIGSLPSLKEFLTKSVNPKNYVEVRRRRNVLKIRHYDAVSCLSLNEELGLLYSGSWDKTLKVWRLSDSKCLESIQAQDDAINTVAAGFDGLLFTGSADGALKVWKRELQGKGTKHFLVNVLMKQENAVTALAVNLTASIVYCGSSDGSVNFWEGQKYLSHGGTLRGHRTAVLCLAAAGSLVLSGGADNNICVWRRNGEGTHSYLSVLMDHVGPVKCLTAVEETEEEGDGRWIVYSGSLDKSVKVWRVKETASPVIG, translated from the coding sequence ATGGTAAAAGCTAATGAAACCAGCGGAAGTCATCACCGGAGACTCACTTTCGCCGACTTCTTAAACTCCGATCCCGACGCCGGCAGAGAAGAGCACAACCATGGTGGCCATCCTAGTAGTAGCAACAACAACAACAAGGATGTAAATAGTTACCAACAACGTCAAAGCAATGCTTCAACCACGAGCGGTGACTCCTCTCCCAACCAAGTTTTATCACCATGGAACCAGACTTACTCACCGTACCACACCGACACAACAACGACTCCTACTATGTCTCCGTCTCCGTGGAACCAGACTTACTCTCCCTACTACAAGTCTCCGTGGATCTACCAGACAAAAAACATAGATGATGTTTCCGGCAACGGACTAATCGGTACGATCTTGAGACAAGAAGGTCACGTCTACTCGTTGGCTGCTTCCGGAAACCTTCTATTCACAGGATCCGATTCGAAGAACATTCGGGTCTGGAAAGACCTCAAAGATTTCACCGGTTTTAAATCAACCAGTGGTTTGGTTAAAACGATAGTGATAACCGGAGATAACCGGATTTTCACCGGTCATCAAGACGGTAAAATCCGAGTTTGGAGAGGGTCAAAGAAAGGATACACCCGAATCGGAAGCTTACCGTCTTTGAAAGAGTTTTTGACTAAGTCGGTGAATCCAAAGAACTACGTCGAGGTACGTCGCCGGAGAAACGTTCTGAAGATACGTCACTACGACGCCGTTTCGTGTCTAAGTTTAAACGAAGAACTCGGTTTACTCTATTCCGGTTCGTGGGACAAGACTCTCAAAGTCTGGAGACTCTCCGACTCTAAATGTCTAGAATCGATTCAGGCTCAAGACGACGCGATCAACACCGTGGCCGCCGGGTTCGACGGTTTGCTATTCACCGGATCCGCCGACGGAGCTTTGAAAGTGTGGAAACGTGAGCTTCAAGGGAAAGGGACGAAGCATTTTCTAGTTAACGTGCTGATGAAGCAAGAGAACGCTGTGACGGCGTTGGCCGTTAATTTAACGGCGTCTATTGTTTACTGTGGTTCTTCTGACGGCTCCGTTAATTTCTGGGAAGGACAGAAGTATCTTTCCCACGGCGGGACTCTCCGCGGCCATCGCACCGCGGTGCTATGTCTCGCCGCCGCCGGGAGTCTGGTGCTGAGCGGTGGAGCGGATAATAATATTTGTGTGTGGAGGAGGAACGGTGAAGGGACACATTCGTATCTCTCGGTGTTGATGGACCACGTGGGACCTGTTAAGTGTCTGACGGCGGTGGAAGAGACAGAGGAAGAAGGTGATGGAAGATGGATAGTGTATAGTGGAAGCTTGGATAAATCGGTGAAGGTGTGGCGCGTGAAGGAGACGGCGTCTCCGGTGATTGGTTAG